GGCTCGATCCAGGCGAGCGGTGTCGGCGGATCCAAGCAAGCCAAGCTGTACAACGCCAGGGAAATGCAGCTCGGCGCGATGACGTTCAAGGATCATCCGCTGATGGAAGTCGATCTCGCGTTTCTCGAGCCGCTGGTCGGCGAAAAGATCTGCGGCATCATCGGCTACGGCGTGATCTCGAAGAGCGTCGCAGAGATCGATCTCGCCGCACCGAGCATCTCGCTGTTTGATCCCGAGACCTACACGCTTTCTCAGGGCGAGTGGACGCCGCTCGATATTCACGACCGCGTGCCCACCGTGCCGGGCGCTTTCGAGGGACATGCCGGCACTTTCCGGCTGGATCTCGGTGCGACAGGCTCAGTCACGTTCCATCAACCCGCAGTCGAGAAGTATGAACTTCTGAAAGATCGCGAGGTCAAGGACTGCAAGTTGGGCGGCGTCGGTGGCTTCGTGGCGGGAAAGCGTGGCAAGATCACCAGCCTCGAGCTCGGCGGCAGCAAGTTCGAGAACGTGGACGCCGACTTCGCGCTCGAAGCCAAGGGCGCTCTCGCCGAGCCATCGAAAGACGCGAACATCGGCACGGACATCCTCCGGAAATTCGTTATCATCACCGACTATCCGCACCTGCGGATCGGGCTGGTTCCCAAGCCGGAAGGCGTCAAAGTCTCGACCGAGACGACCGCCACGAAATAACCGCGCCCCGTACTGTTGATTGTGCTGCCGCAAGCGTCCGCTGGTCCAGATTCCGTCGCCGTTGTCCTCCTCTCAGGCGGACTCGATAGCGCCACCGCGCTCGCGGCGGCCCGCGACGCGGGGTTCGCCTGCGTCACGCTCGCGATCGACTACGGCCAGCGCCATCGCGTCGAACTCGGCGCGGCCGAACTCGTCTCGCGCTCTCTCCAGGCGCGCGAACATCGGATCGTGCGGCTCGACCTGCGCGCGATCGGCGGCAGCGCGCTCACCTCGGACATCGCCGTGCCGAAAAACCGCGATGAACAGGCGATCGGCGACGGAGTTCCGATCACCTACGTCCCCGCACGCAACATGATCTTCCTCTCGATCGCGACGGCGCTCGCGGAAGTCGTGGGCGCGCGAGATATCTTCGTCGGCGTGAACGCAATCGACTATTCCGGCTACCCCGATTGCCGCCCTGAGTTCATCGACTCATTCGCGAAGGCAGCCAATCTCGGAACCAAGATCGGTACCGAAGCGCTCGCCGGCCATGGGCGCGGCTTTGTCATCCAGTCGCCGCTCTCATCGCTCACCAAAGCCGGGATCATCCGTCTCGGAACAAAGCTTGGCGTGGACTACTCACTGACGACCAGTTGCTACGACCCGAAGGTGGACGCGGCGGGAAAACCACTCGCCTGCGGCGCCTGTGATTCGTGCCAACTCCGCCGCCGCGGCTTCGAGGAGGCGGGTGTGCCCGACCCGACCCGATACGCCTGATGGCAACTGCCGCACCCATCTCCGAATCCTTCACGAGCATCCAGGGCGAGGGCAAACTGGCGGGCGTTCCTTCCTGGTTCGTCCGCTTCAGCGGATGCAACCTGCGGTGTGCCTGGTGCGATACGCCGTACGCGAGTTGGAACGCGGAATCGACGCAGCGAGAAATGCAGGACCTCATCGCGGAAGCCGGCCGCGCCAAGCGCGCCGGCGTCGCGCACGCGGTCATCACCGGCGGCGAACCGATGATCTTCGAACAAGCCGAAGATCTCGCGTCCGCGCTTCGCGCACTCGGCATGCACATCACGATCGAAACGGCGGGCACAGTCTGGCGCGAGATCGCGTGCGACCTGATAAGCATCAGCCCGAAACTGAGCAACTCGACGCCGCTCGCCGGCGATCCGCGCGATGAGAGCGGTCACTGGCGGGCGCGCCACGAAGCCCGCCGCATCAATCTCCAAGCCCTGCAGCAACTCATCGGTGCGTACCCCGAGCGCCAACTCAAGTTTGTCGTGAGCGACCCGGCGCAGTTGAACGAAATCGAAGCACTTCTCCAGAGCCTGCGCGGCTGGGCACGCGACGATGTGCTGCTCATGCCCGAAGGGATCACGGTCGAGGCGCTCGCCCAACGGCGCTGGATCGTCGACGAATGCATCAAGCGGGGCTGGCGCTACTGCCCGAGACTGCACATCGAACTCTTCGGAAACGTGCGCGGCACGTGACGCGAAGAACGTGCGTCCCAAGACTCCGCCGGGCTGCCGCTCTTCAATCGCTCTCACACTCTGCGTCCGTTTGAATACTCCCGACCCCCCACTTCCGGATATCGTTTCCGCCGGCACCGACGGAAAGTGCCGAGTCGCGCATCTCCTTGATTGAGCGAAGCGGCCGCGGCGCGATACGTGCGCGCCGGCCTCGTCTTTGCGTTGAAGAATCTTGATTCGATGGGCCGAACCCCTCGCGCCCGGCTCGCGCTTCACTTCGTTCCGATGAACTTCCCCCGCCACTCCGAGCGAACAATTGCTTATGACCTCCATCAACGCCCGATCCGATTCACCCCGTATCGCCCGGTCGATTTCTCTTGCCGTCGCGCTGTTCGCGGGAGCGTCCGCCGCGCTCGCACCGGCGAGTGTGTGCGCGCAGACCGCGCCGCAACCGACCGCCGCCGACGACCTCCAATCCGCCCGTGCTCTCTCTCGCGCCTTCCAGCGCGTCGCCAAGCAGGTCGAACCGGCCGTGGTCCACATCACCGCCATCCGGCGCGTCCCCGAAATGGAGAGCAACGGATTCTTTTCGAGGCCGACCGGTCGAACGATCAACCAGC
The DNA window shown above is from Phycisphaeraceae bacterium and carries:
- a CDS encoding 7-carboxy-7-deazaguanine synthase QueE, producing the protein MATAAPISESFTSIQGEGKLAGVPSWFVRFSGCNLRCAWCDTPYASWNAESTQREMQDLIAEAGRAKRAGVAHAVITGGEPMIFEQAEDLASALRALGMHITIETAGTVWREIACDLISISPKLSNSTPLAGDPRDESGHWRARHEARRINLQALQQLIGAYPERQLKFVVSDPAQLNEIEALLQSLRGWARDDVLLMPEGITVEALAQRRWIVDECIKRGWRYCPRLHIELFGNVRGT
- the queC gene encoding 7-cyano-7-deazaguanine synthase QueC — encoded protein: MLIVLPQASAGPDSVAVVLLSGGLDSATALAAARDAGFACVTLAIDYGQRHRVELGAAELVSRSLQAREHRIVRLDLRAIGGSALTSDIAVPKNRDEQAIGDGVPITYVPARNMIFLSIATALAEVVGARDIFVGVNAIDYSGYPDCRPEFIDSFAKAANLGTKIGTEALAGHGRGFVIQSPLSSLTKAGIIRLGTKLGVDYSLTTSCYDPKVDAAGKPLACGACDSCQLRRRGFEEAGVPDPTRYA
- a CDS encoding aspartyl protease family protein, whose translation is MKNSLPVRSALLLCCGLALAPCSARLLDEPPAPHSGKTDADGVPLQGEITFDRNASPALEVKRIKSGHILVRPKINNHDAGWFIFDTGAGICCISTPQVAGLDLQENGSIQASGVGGSKQAKLYNAREMQLGAMTFKDHPLMEVDLAFLEPLVGEKICGIIGYGVISKSVAEIDLAAPSISLFDPETYTLSQGEWTPLDIHDRVPTVPGAFEGHAGTFRLDLGATGSVTFHQPAVEKYELLKDREVKDCKLGGVGGFVAGKRGKITSLELGGSKFENVDADFALEAKGALAEPSKDANIGTDILRKFVIITDYPHLRIGLVPKPEGVKVSTETTATK